The following are encoded in a window of Trichomycterus rosablanca isolate fTriRos1 chromosome 13, fTriRos1.hap1, whole genome shotgun sequence genomic DNA:
- the lft2 gene encoding lefty2: MPLLIHLLLCATLFCLTHTYSTNNMKDAILEKLGLTELPNIQKRDLENLVVPSHIRNKYVSMLRVHHARRRRSMPSLAGLLRRLRGKADISGDTENVDMTRQSLMFEMETRLQENSEVAMAELKLYQSAPHKLPLAEKKKQRPIHHARVSIYWVCSVTNHTSLIDSRLVPLNEGGWRSFDVTQAVHYWSRSHSKNNPLNLEVRIEGERPGRYAAEMAKTVQFTMQNMVENNLDKSAGAPELILHSLNLDEYGSQGDCKGQSQGESSTCCREEYYINFRELSWAQYWILEPTGYQAFRCAGGCKQPKRSYGYGPRTCSVVESAPLPVMYLVKKGDYTQIEVAEFPNMIVEKCGCSMDMLSTA; this comes from the exons ATGCCGCTTCTCATCCACCTGCTTCTGTGCGCTACTCTCTTCTGCCTGACGCACACTTACTCTACTAACAACATGAAGGACGCAATTCTTGAAAAACTCGGACTTACAGAACTGCCCAACATCCAGAAGAGAGATCTGGAAAATCTGGTTGTGCCTTCTCACATCAGAAACAAGTATGTGTCCATGCTGAGGGTGCATCACGCTAGAAGGCGCAGATCGATGCCCAGTTTAGCGGGACTCCTGAGGCGCCTCCGTGGTAAAGCAG ATATATCAGGCGATACTGAAAATGTTGACATGACCAGACAGAGCCTGATGTTTGAGATGGAGACAAGGCTGCAGGAAAACAGTGAGGTGGCCATGGCAGAGCTCAAACTTTACCAGAGTGCCCCACATAAACTGCCTTTAGcagagaaaaagaaacaaagaccCATCCATCATGCCAGAGTGAGCATCTACTGGGTGTGCAGTGTCACAAATCACACATCACTGATAGACTCAAG GTTGGTGCCTTTGAACGAGGGTGGCTGGAGGAGCTTTGATGTTACTCAAGCAGTTCATTACTGGTCGAGGTCACACAGTAAAAACAACCCACTGAATTTGGAGGTCCGGATAGAAGGAGAAAGGCCTGGCAGGTACGCAGCTGAAATGGCAAAGACAGTCCAGTTTACAATGCAAAATATGGTGGAAAACAACCTTGACAAGAGTGCTGGGGCACCTGAGCTCATTCTACACAGCTTGAATTTAGATGAATATGG GTCTCAGGGAGACTGCAAAGGACAATCTCAGGGTGAAAGTTCCACATGCTGCCGGGAGGAGTATTATATAAACTTTCGGGAACTGTCATGGGCACAGTACTGGATTTTGGAGCCTACCGGATACCAAGCTTTCCGCTGCGCAGGAGGATGTAAGCAGCCAAAGCGCAGTTATGGTTATGGGCCAAGAACCTGTTCAGTAGTGGAAAGTGCACCATTGCCTGTCATGTACCTGGTGAAAAAAGGAGACTATACACAAATCGAAGTAGCTGAATTCCCCAACATGATTGTTGAAAAGTGTGGATGCTCTATGGACATGCTTTCCACAGCATGA